From the Malus domestica chromosome 17, GDT2T_hap1 genome, one window contains:
- the LOC103414495 gene encoding transcription factor WER-like has protein sequence MAPVTKESVNRRKMKGGEAMKNTKRKVNKGAWTTEEDQKLAEAIETHGAKRWKTIASKAGLNRCGKSCRLRWLNYLRPNIKRGNISDQEEDLIVRLHKLLGNRWSLIAGRLPGRTDNEIKNYWNSHLSKRMSQKEKENGANLTRKMISTDHQKDHVQMKEDASLQEAATSTSTTSAASSAASKGGDQNSNINIDVDDFFDFSNEGSLNLEWVSKFLEQDYGRWLN, from the exons CTGTGACAAAAGAGTCCGTCaatagaagaaaaatgaagggaGGGGAAGccatgaaaaacacaaaaaggaaagtcaaCAAGGGAGCATGGACAACCGAAGAAGATCAGAAACTGGCTGAAGCTATTGAAACACATGGTGCAAAAAGGTGGAAGACAATTGCATCTAAAGCAG GCCTCAATAGGTGTGGCAAGAGTTGCAGGCTAAGATGGTTGAACTATCTCAGACCAAACATCAAGAGAGGCAACATATCTGACCAAGAAGAGGACTTGATCGTTAGACTTCACAAACTTCTTGGAAATAG GTGGTCTTTAATTGCCGGACGATTGCCTGGTCGAACagataatgaaataaaaaactACTGGAATTCTCATTTGAGCAAAAGAATGAgccaaaaggaaaaggaaaatggAGCCAATTTAACAAGAAAAATGATCTCCACAGATCATCAGAAGGATCATGTACAGATGAAAGAAGATGCGTCATTGCAAGAGGCTGCTACTAGTACTAGTACTACTAGTGCTGCATCTAGTGCTGCATCTAAAGGAGGTGATCAAAACTCCAACATTAATATTGATGTAGATGATTTCTTTGATTTCTCCAATGAGGGTTCTTTGAATTTGGAATGGGTGAGCAAGTTTCTTGAACAAGATTATGGCAGATGGCTTAACTGA